The stretch of DNA ACCAGCATCAGCAACAAGCTCTTTGGGAGCTTTATGATAGCTTTCTTCAAAACCCAGTAAATGAGTCGCTAATGTTTTGGTGTCTGTTGGGTTGGGATGAATTGAATAATGTAAAATGAATTGTCTATGGGTAGAAATTTGTAGATTGTAAGCGGGTTTTAGTTGTCCGTTTCGCATATGATCCTCCTTCATTCGCATAAAAGTAGCGTCTGTATCGGTTTTGGAATAGGAATTTCTATCTTCTAATAATTCTTGCTGTTTTTTATATTTCTCTAAATTATCTGCCCAGTTTTTCTTAGCATAATTCAGTTTCTGACGAACTTTTGAAGCTACTTTTTTATCTTTCAAAACTTCATTGATCTTTTCGATGGTTTGAGTTACTTTTTCAGAATCTACTTCTTTAAAATCAATACTTTCTGTATTTTCAAGCTCGTCTTTGGCAACTGTTTCTGCATAGTTCCAAAGCTCTTCTAATTGCTCTGCAATCCTTTCTTTGTGTTTTTTGACAGCTCTTCCCCAAACAAAAGTATAGCGATTGGCATTGGCTTCTATCTTGGTGCCATCTACAAAAGTGGTTTTCAGACTTACCAAACCTTCCTTTTCCAAAAGAAGAACAATTTGTGTGAAAATAGCTTTAATCTCACCTTTCAATCGTTCACTACGGAACCTGTTTAAGGTGTTATGATCGGGACGGCTCATTGCAGAGAGCCACATAAAATGGATGTTTTCTTTCAAGGCCTGCTCCATTTTGCGGCTTGAATAGATATTGCTTAAATAGCCATAAATCAAAACTTTCAAAAGCATTTTCGGGTGGTAGCAAGATGTTCCGCCAGGTTTGTAGGTTTTAATTAAGCTTTTGATATCCAAGCCATCAATAATGTTTGAAACAATTTTCACAGGATGTCGCTCATCAATCAACTCCGATAAATTGGGAGGAAAAAGCAGATTTTCTTTGGGGGTGTAATCTTTAAAGACTACTTTTGACGTACTTAACACAATGCAAATTAATCAATTTGCAACTATTAGGAAAGCGAAAGCTTTCCTTTTTGCATAAAAAAGGCTATCTCTTTTGAGACAGCCTCTTTTAAAGGCACTTATAATATTAATATTGTAAGTGCCTTTTTTTCTGTGGTTTTTACTCATTTCGAAGCAGAGTGAATAATATATTAATACACTATTGTGTGATAAAAATAATTTATTAGTTTTATAAATGTTAATATATTATTTGTTATTAACATATATTATGAATTTATTTCGCTATAACAGAGGGTTTTATTCGTATTTAAAATTCACGTATAAGTGATTATGTTAATTATTAACAATTATTAATATTTATATTATTATTTTGGTATTTAAATAAATAGTATTACATTTGATTTAACATATTTATGTTAATTTTAATTAAAATATTGATTTTTACATAAAATTATTAATATTTATCATTAGTAATGTGTGCTAAAGAAGCGCTATGTTTTTTTAGGACTAAAAAGAAAATATTTAAAATAAATAAGATTACATGAAAAGTAAAAAACTTTATCTTTTTTTTCTGTTTTTGACTTTAGCCCCCATCATGCAGGCGCAACTTGGGATCAATACAAATAATCCACAGGGAGTATTTAATATTGATGGTGCTAAAGATAATCCTGTGACTGGAGCGCCAAGTGTTGCTCAGCAGGCTAATGATGTTGCTGTAACAGCAGCGGGAAATGTTGGTGTAGGAACTACTGCTCCAACCAACAAGATGCATATTAATGGCACCAACCCATTGCGCTTGCAAGGATTGACTGCTGGAGTTGCAGATACTGATCCACTTGTCGTAGCCGATGCTAATGGGGTTTTAAAAACGATTGGGACATTGGATGATTTGTCGATTCCTACTCCTGCAATTTTTAGATTAGAAACGGTACAAAATAATTTTTTAAATGGTATTTCAGCTGGAGGGCAACAGGCAGTTCCTATGACGGTGGTTAAAAACTCAATTCTAGGTTTGACTTATGCTGGTAATACCATTACTTTCCCTGCGGGTACCTATCAATTGACATTTATTTATGAAGGTAATCATAATGCGACAGGGTGTACTATCAGTTCCTATTTTGTGGACTTTCCTCTTAATAATG from Chryseobacterium piperi encodes:
- a CDS encoding IS1182 family transposase — encoded protein: MLSTSKVVFKDYTPKENLLFPPNLSELIDERHPVKIVSNIIDGLDIKSLIKTYKPGGTSCYHPKMLLKVLIYGYLSNIYSSRKMEQALKENIHFMWLSAMSRPDHNTLNRFRSERLKGEIKAIFTQIVLLLEKEGLVSLKTTFVDGTKIEANANRYTFVWGRAVKKHKERIAEQLEELWNYAETVAKDELENTESIDFKEVDSEKVTQTIEKINEVLKDKKVASKVRQKLNYAKKNWADNLEKYKKQQELLEDRNSYSKTDTDATFMRMKEDHMRNGQLKPAYNLQISTHRQFILHYSIHPNPTDTKTLATHLLGFEESYHKAPKELVADAGYGSEENYNLLKSKKIKAYVKYNYFRKDQKSGQITTSQNNPKLAKIREKVFKLLNTSKGIKLRKQRCHDVEPVFAELKHNKNFKRFMLRGKNKVEVEIGILAIAHNLKKMSKAA